From the Nonlabens marinus S1-08 genome, one window contains:
- the kynU gene encoding kynureninase, whose product MGFEPTKEYAQSLDAADGLSRFRESFHIPKHTDGSESIYLCGNSLGLQPKKAAQFVQDELKDWADLGVKGHFDKTFPWTRYHEFLTEPMAEVVGAKPHEVVVMNTLTPNLHFMMVSFYKPSGKRRKIIMEADAFPSDTYAVDSQIKWHGGNPKEDIILWQPRPESNTLEIEDLQTIFQQHGDEIALVMIASINYYTGQFFDLKKITELGHSHGAMVGFDCAHGAGNVDLDLHNSGADFAVWCTYKYMNSGPGSIAGCFVHERHADNNTLDRMAGWWGHNKEERFLMDPKFDAIYGAEGWQQSNAPILSMAPIRASMDLFMEAGFQNLLAKSKDLTNYLEFLVHNIEGDHIKIITPKNPKDRGCQLSLAVKNADKSLFEAISNKGVIADWREPDVIRVAPTPLYNSYMDCWNFVQILSSEM is encoded by the coding sequence ATGGGTTTCGAACCAACCAAAGAATATGCTCAATCACTGGATGCTGCAGATGGTTTATCTCGCTTTCGCGAAAGCTTTCACATTCCAAAGCATACGGACGGCAGCGAAAGCATTTACTTATGTGGTAATTCCCTAGGGCTTCAACCTAAAAAAGCAGCGCAGTTTGTACAAGACGAACTTAAGGATTGGGCTGATCTAGGTGTGAAAGGTCATTTTGACAAGACATTTCCATGGACGCGATACCATGAGTTTTTAACAGAGCCTATGGCTGAGGTTGTAGGTGCTAAGCCACATGAAGTGGTGGTCATGAATACATTGACGCCTAATCTACACTTCATGATGGTCAGCTTTTACAAACCATCAGGTAAACGTCGCAAAATTATAATGGAAGCCGATGCGTTTCCTAGCGATACCTATGCGGTAGACAGCCAGATCAAATGGCATGGTGGCAATCCTAAAGAAGACATTATTTTATGGCAGCCACGTCCAGAGAGCAATACCTTAGAGATAGAAGACCTCCAAACGATTTTTCAACAACATGGGGATGAGATTGCACTGGTCATGATTGCGTCTATTAACTACTACACGGGTCAGTTTTTTGATCTAAAGAAGATTACAGAACTGGGTCACTCCCATGGTGCGATGGTTGGATTTGATTGTGCTCACGGTGCAGGGAATGTAGATCTAGATTTACATAACAGCGGTGCTGATTTTGCCGTATGGTGTACTTATAAGTATATGAACTCAGGCCCGGGAAGCATTGCAGGTTGCTTTGTTCACGAAAGGCACGCAGACAATAATACACTTGATCGCATGGCGGGCTGGTGGGGTCATAATAAAGAAGAACGATTCTTGATGGATCCAAAGTTTGACGCTATATATGGTGCTGAAGGCTGGCAACAAAGCAATGCTCCTATCTTAAGCATGGCACCAATTCGAGCTAGTATGGATTTATTTATGGAAGCTGGTTTTCAAAATTTGCTTGCCAAATCAAAGGATCTGACCAATTACCTTGAGTTTTTAGTTCATAATATAGAAGGAGATCACATCAAAATCATCACTCCTAAAAATCCTAAGGATCGTGGTTGCCAATTATCACTGGCAGTAAAGAATGCAGACAAAAGCTTATTTGAAGCGATTAGCAACAAAGGAGTAATAGCAGACTGGCGAGAACCAGATGTGATACGAGTAGCTCCTACCCCATTATACAATTCCTATATGGATTGCTGGAATTTTGTCCAGATCCTAAGTTCCGAAATGTAA
- a CDS encoding multidrug effflux MFS transporter, translated as MRKRKVQRDISNRRKNVIILLLGTLIAIGPFSIDTYLPAFKQIAGDFGVETSAIGLTLTTYFIGIGLGQLAYGPLMDKYGRRKPLIVGLTLYILMSILCGIAWNLWSLAFFRFFMALGGCAGMVASKAVVRDYFDKDKVADVLSTLMLIMGVAPIIAPTVGGFIITTFHWEVVFFSLAGFAAFMLFNVVYVLPESAEPNRSTSLHPKRVAREYWSIYKNKDFFLFSTTRGFAIGALLAYVASAPFVFIEYFEMSEDMFGYIFGGNAAGLILGSQLNRLFLRRFTTFQITFTIAILMAILTMGITIYSFWIAPQFWVIYPGLFTMLFFIGFQNPNVTALSLQPFNLQAGSASALVGAVSMIFGSIASTLVAQLLTDSIMPLLSIVTFCSIAGCIAVVYYKVQYGRGYAFAKAYYHHPHRIKQRQEAA; from the coding sequence GTGAGAAAGAGAAAGGTACAACGCGATATTAGCAACCGTAGAAAAAATGTCATCATATTGCTGCTAGGGACATTGATTGCTATTGGCCCATTTTCAATTGATACTTATTTACCTGCTTTTAAGCAAATAGCCGGAGATTTCGGTGTTGAGACCAGTGCTATAGGACTTACGCTAACTACTTATTTTATTGGAATAGGGTTGGGCCAATTGGCATATGGTCCATTAATGGATAAATACGGTCGTAGAAAACCATTGATAGTAGGGTTGACTCTATATATACTTATGAGTATTCTTTGTGGTATCGCTTGGAATTTGTGGTCATTAGCCTTCTTCCGATTCTTTATGGCATTAGGCGGTTGTGCAGGAATGGTCGCTAGTAAGGCAGTAGTTAGAGATTACTTTGATAAGGATAAGGTGGCAGATGTATTGAGTACCTTAATGTTAATCATGGGAGTCGCTCCTATTATAGCACCTACAGTGGGCGGTTTTATAATTACAACTTTTCACTGGGAAGTAGTTTTCTTTTCTCTTGCTGGTTTCGCAGCTTTTATGCTGTTCAATGTGGTGTATGTGCTTCCAGAGAGTGCAGAGCCCAATAGGTCTACTAGTCTTCATCCTAAAAGAGTTGCTCGAGAATATTGGTCTATATATAAGAACAAAGATTTCTTTCTTTTCTCTACAACGCGCGGTTTTGCCATAGGTGCATTGTTAGCTTATGTTGCCAGTGCGCCTTTTGTGTTTATAGAGTATTTCGAGATGAGTGAAGATATGTTTGGATACATCTTTGGCGGCAATGCTGCAGGTCTTATTTTAGGAAGCCAATTGAACCGATTGTTTCTCAGAAGGTTTACCACGTTCCAAATCACATTTACTATTGCAATTTTGATGGCCATTCTTACCATGGGAATCACTATTTATAGTTTCTGGATCGCTCCACAGTTCTGGGTCATCTATCCAGGCTTATTTACGATGCTTTTTTTCATTGGTTTCCAAAATCCTAATGTTACCGCATTGAGCCTGCAACCATTTAATTTGCAGGCAGGTAGTGCGAGTGCACTTGTAGGTGCAGTAAGCATGATCTTCGGCAGCATTGCCAGCACATTGGTAGCTCAATTATTGACGGATAGTATTATGCCGCTATTGTCTATCGTGACCTTTTGTAGCATTGCAGGTTGCATCGCAGTCGTTTACTATAAGGTGCAATATGGTCGTGGGTACGCTTTCGCGAAAGCGTATTACCATCATCCTCACCGCATCAAGCAACGTCAGGAGGCAGCTTAA
- a CDS encoding FAD-dependent oxidoreductase, which yields MKVSNKQTNILITGAGLCGSLLGLRLAQRGYNVNVLEKRPDMRDKIIDAGRSINLALSDRGLNALKMVGLGDKVKDLCIPMKARMIHPKNGKVLTSNYSGREEDYINSISREDLNKLLLDKADEYDQVQIDFNDEVVSVDVKNGSIEYKDSESEEIQQWNPDILLGTDGAGSKVRQAMARQRDFYFSYSTKWLPHAYKELNMPPAANGGWRIDKHALHIWPRGGFMLIALPNRDGSFTMTLFMQFKEGERSFEKIQTENQILDFFKEEFPDVLAEIPDLVKQYQANPTPPLGTVRCSPWTAYGKVLMMGDASHAIVPFYGQGMNAGFEDVLVFDKILDECDTWEEAMKRFSVERKPDTDAIADLALDNFVEMRDSVSHPDFQIKRAIEMKLESAFAKAEYSSKYSLVTFPPEGMGYREAMMKGRAQDKAILWLINNGDIKVEDSAESLLKAINKKTAEVIWHRN from the coding sequence ATGAAAGTATCCAATAAACAAACCAACATCCTGATCACAGGAGCAGGATTATGTGGCTCTTTATTGGGCTTGCGATTGGCGCAGCGTGGTTATAATGTCAATGTACTGGAGAAGCGTCCAGACATGCGAGATAAAATTATAGATGCAGGACGCTCTATCAATTTAGCCTTGTCAGATCGCGGTTTGAATGCTTTAAAAATGGTTGGACTGGGCGACAAAGTGAAGGATTTGTGCATTCCTATGAAGGCGCGAATGATTCATCCTAAAAATGGGAAGGTTCTTACCTCAAACTACAGTGGCCGTGAGGAAGATTATATCAATTCCATCTCTAGAGAAGACCTCAACAAGCTATTACTGGACAAGGCTGATGAGTATGATCAAGTACAAATCGATTTCAACGATGAAGTCGTGAGTGTTGACGTGAAGAATGGAAGTATAGAATATAAAGACTCCGAAAGTGAGGAGATCCAGCAATGGAACCCTGACATCTTACTAGGAACCGATGGCGCAGGCTCTAAAGTACGCCAGGCGATGGCGCGACAGCGGGACTTTTATTTCTCTTATAGTACTAAATGGTTGCCTCACGCCTACAAGGAGCTTAACATGCCCCCAGCAGCTAATGGTGGATGGCGTATCGACAAACATGCCCTTCACATCTGGCCGCGTGGAGGATTTATGTTGATAGCCTTACCTAATCGTGATGGTAGTTTTACCATGACCTTATTCATGCAGTTTAAGGAAGGGGAGCGCAGTTTTGAAAAGATTCAGACAGAAAACCAAATTCTCGATTTTTTCAAAGAAGAATTTCCCGATGTCCTCGCTGAAATTCCAGACTTGGTAAAACAATATCAAGCAAACCCCACCCCACCATTAGGAACCGTACGTTGTTCGCCATGGACCGCCTATGGCAAGGTGCTCATGATGGGCGACGCCAGTCACGCTATTGTTCCATTTTATGGACAAGGGATGAACGCAGGCTTTGAAGATGTTTTAGTCTTCGATAAAATTCTAGATGAATGCGATACTTGGGAAGAAGCGATGAAGCGATTTTCTGTGGAGCGCAAACCAGATACGGATGCTATTGCAGACCTTGCGTTGGACAATTTTGTAGAGATGCGCGACAGCGTTTCGCATCCAGATTTCCAGATCAAGCGTGCGATAGAGATGAAACTCGAGTCTGCTTTCGCGAAAGCGGAATACTCTTCAAAATATTCACTAGTCACCTTCCCTCCGGAAGGAATGGGTTATCGGGAAGCCATGATGAAGGGCCGCGCGCAAGACAAGGCGATCTTGTGGCTGATCAACAATGGCGACATCAAAGTCGAGGACAGCGCCGAAAGTTTGTTGAAAGCAATTAATAAAAAGACAGCTGAAGTTATTTGGCATAGGAATTAA
- a CDS encoding BaiN/RdsA family NAD(P)/FAD-dependent oxidoreductase — protein MAPHHTNTDVIIVGGGAAGFFTAINLAEQRPDLSITILERGKDVLQKVRISGGGRCNVTHAEFDPRPLTGNYPRGEKELLGPFHKFMTGDTIEWFSNHGVELKIEDDGRMFPITDSSQTIIDCFLKLTEKYNIDVQTSQNVASIERGDQWKVVTKTDEFACDHLVVTAGSSPKIWELMKTLNHTIADAVPSLFTFNIVDKAITELAGIALEARVEIPQLKLESQGPLLITHWGFSGPAILKMSAWGAVELNSSGYKFDLVINWLNHLSTDDCYEMLLAKRDDSKKQISNDRLYEIPKRLWSYLVEAAELQDKTWQDCSNQTLKDLSSLLTASVFKIDGKSTFKEEFVTAGGIDLKEVDFRTFASRKQENLYFAGEILNIDAITGGFNFQNAWTGGWMVAQAIAQS, from the coding sequence ATGGCGCCACATCATACAAATACAGATGTGATCATAGTCGGCGGTGGTGCTGCAGGTTTCTTTACCGCCATCAATCTAGCAGAACAACGCCCTGATCTTTCCATTACCATTTTGGAACGTGGAAAAGACGTCCTTCAAAAAGTACGCATTTCAGGTGGAGGTCGTTGCAACGTCACGCATGCCGAATTTGACCCGCGGCCGTTGACGGGAAATTATCCGCGTGGGGAGAAAGAATTGCTCGGGCCATTTCATAAGTTTATGACAGGCGATACTATAGAGTGGTTCTCTAACCATGGCGTAGAACTCAAGATTGAGGATGATGGCCGCATGTTTCCCATCACCGATTCTTCCCAAACGATCATTGATTGCTTTTTGAAGTTGACCGAGAAATATAATATTGATGTCCAGACTTCTCAAAATGTAGCCTCCATTGAACGTGGAGATCAGTGGAAAGTCGTTACCAAAACTGATGAATTCGCTTGCGACCATCTGGTGGTGACCGCAGGCAGCAGCCCTAAGATTTGGGAGCTGATGAAGACCTTAAATCATACGATTGCTGATGCCGTCCCATCCCTATTTACTTTTAATATAGTAGATAAGGCAATAACTGAATTGGCTGGAATCGCGTTGGAAGCTCGAGTAGAGATTCCGCAATTGAAGTTAGAATCTCAAGGACCTTTACTAATTACCCACTGGGGTTTTTCAGGACCAGCCATTTTAAAAATGAGCGCATGGGGCGCCGTGGAACTGAACAGTTCAGGGTATAAGTTTGATTTGGTTATCAATTGGCTCAACCATTTATCGACTGATGACTGTTATGAAATGCTCCTAGCCAAACGCGACGATAGCAAAAAACAAATCTCTAACGATCGATTGTATGAGATCCCAAAACGTCTTTGGAGTTATTTAGTGGAAGCGGCAGAGCTTCAAGACAAGACCTGGCAGGATTGCTCCAACCAGACCTTAAAAGATCTATCTAGCCTACTTACTGCAAGCGTTTTCAAGATTGATGGAAAAAGCACTTTCAAAGAAGAGTTCGTGACTGCCGGTGGGATTGACTTAAAAGAAGTGGACTTTAGAACGTTTGCATCCCGTAAACAGGAGAATCTATATTTTGCTGGAGAGATTTTGAATATTGATGCAATTACCGGCGGCTTCAATTTTCAGAATGCCTGGACGGGTGGCTGGATGGTGGCGCAGGCGATTGCGCAATCTTAA